The following are from one region of the Cloacibacterium sp. TD35 genome:
- a CDS encoding peroxiredoxin produces MALVGRKFPNVTVDAISKSGENLRINVLEEAVKNQSKVLLFWYPKDFTFVCPTELHAFQAALEEFKNRNTMVIGASCDTNEVHFAWLSTPKNMGGIEGVTYPLLADTHRQLANILGIVDQDFEYDEEGNETFSGSNVTYRATYLIDEEGKVFHESVNDMPLGRNVAEYLRLIDAYTHVQKYGEVCPANWQEGKAAMNATRSATAEYLSQN; encoded by the coding sequence ATGGCATTAGTAGGAAGAAAATTTCCAAATGTAACGGTAGACGCAATCTCTAAATCAGGAGAAAATTTAAGAATTAACGTTTTAGAAGAAGCAGTAAAAAATCAATCAAAAGTATTATTATTTTGGTATCCAAAAGACTTTACTTTTGTTTGTCCAACAGAATTACACGCTTTTCAAGCTGCTTTAGAAGAATTTAAAAACAGAAACACTATGGTTATTGGTGCTTCTTGTGACACAAACGAGGTACACTTCGCATGGTTATCTACTCCAAAAAATATGGGAGGAATCGAAGGAGTGACTTATCCACTTTTAGCTGATACACACAGACAATTGGCTAATATTTTAGGAATTGTAGACCAAGATTTCGAATATGATGAAGAAGGAAACGAAACTTTTTCTGGGTCTAATGTAACTTACAGAGCGACTTATTTAATAGATGAAGAAGGAAAAGTTTTCCACGAAAGTGTAAATGATATGCCTCTTGGAAGAAACGTAGCAGAATATTTAAGATTAATTGATGCTTATACTCACGTTCAAAAATACGGAGAAGTTTGTCCAGCAAACTGGCAAGAAGGTAAAGCAGCAATGAATGCTACTAGATCTGCTACTGCAGAATATCTTAGCCAAAACTAA
- a CDS encoding pyridoxal phosphate-dependent aminotransferase, with amino-acid sequence MNKLSDRLNRLSYSQTFVMSNKAREMKAAGIDVISLTLGEPDFDVPANIKQAAFDAINQNFSHYSPVPGFLELRQAIAKKLKRDNNLDYKPTQICVSNGAKQSILNVLATVVNDGDEVILPAPYWVSYDEMVKMMGGTSVFIETNIDTEFKMTAEQLEAAITPKTKVILYSSPCNPSGSYYTKDELEKIANVVSKYPYVTIISDEIYEYINYDGKHTSIAEFPQVYEQTAVINGMSKAFAMTGWRIGYSACPEWLAKACDKVQGQMTSGANTVAQRASITGLETDPSEYHFMVESFEKRRNLVFELIKDIPGFKVNLPKAAFYFFPDISYYIGKTIDGVLINNSDDFAMFLLEKAHVACVGGVSFGDANCIRFSYAASEEELKEAMNRIKKALKEAEIH; translated from the coding sequence ATGAATAAACTGTCAGATAGATTAAACAGATTAAGTTATTCCCAAACTTTCGTAATGAGCAATAAAGCCCGTGAAATGAAAGCTGCCGGAATAGATGTGATTTCTTTAACTCTTGGTGAGCCAGATTTTGATGTTCCTGCGAATATCAAACAAGCTGCTTTTGATGCCATTAATCAAAATTTCTCTCATTATTCGCCTGTTCCAGGATTTTTAGAATTGAGACAAGCGATTGCTAAAAAGCTGAAAAGAGATAATAATCTAGATTATAAGCCGACTCAAATTTGTGTTTCAAATGGTGCAAAACAGTCTATTCTCAATGTATTAGCTACGGTAGTAAATGATGGTGACGAAGTTATTTTACCAGCTCCTTATTGGGTTTCTTATGACGAAATGGTTAAAATGATGGGCGGAACTTCTGTTTTTATTGAAACGAATATTGACACAGAGTTTAAAATGACGGCTGAACAACTAGAAGCAGCGATTACTCCAAAAACCAAAGTGATTCTTTATAGTTCGCCTTGTAACCCTTCTGGAAGTTATTACACAAAAGACGAACTAGAAAAAATTGCTAACGTAGTGTCGAAATATCCTTATGTAACGATTATTTCTGATGAAATCTACGAATATATCAATTACGATGGAAAACACACTTCTATTGCAGAATTTCCACAAGTTTATGAACAAACTGCAGTAATCAACGGAATGTCTAAAGCTTTTGCAATGACTGGTTGGAGAATTGGTTATAGCGCTTGTCCAGAATGGTTAGCCAAAGCTTGTGATAAAGTGCAAGGACAGATGACTTCTGGCGCGAATACAGTTGCACAAAGAGCTTCGATTACAGGATTGGAAACAGATCCGAGTGAATATCATTTTATGGTAGAAAGTTTTGAAAAACGAAGAAATTTGGTTTTTGAATTGATTAAAGATATTCCAGGATTTAAAGTTAATTTGCCAAAAGCTGCCTTCTACTTCTTCCCAGATATTTCTTATTACATCGGGAAAACCATTGACGGTGTTCTCATCAATAATTCTGATGATTTTGCGATGTTTTTATTAGAAAAAGCACATGTAGCTTGTGTAGGAGGTGTAAGTTTTGGTGATGCTAATTGTATCAGATTCTCTTATGCAGCTTCTGAAGAAGAATTAAAAGAAGCGATGAATAGAATTAAAAAAGCTTTAAAAGAAGCAGAAATTCATTAA
- the rsmG gene encoding 16S rRNA (guanine(527)-N(7))-methyltransferase RsmG — MSSEIILKYFPNLTDQQKSQFQQLETLYKDWNEKINVISRKDIDEFYERHVLHSLGIAKIMEFADGTKVLDIGTGGGFPGIPLAILFPNVEFTLVDSIGKKITVVNAVAESLGLKNVKAYHERAEKIKDKFHFVVSRAVTQMPVFLRWLKGKFEKEQFNPKHNGVLYLKGGDLGEELAGIKCEIYNLKDQFEEEFFDTKKVVYLSKGNFNS; from the coding sequence ATGTCCTCAGAAATTATTTTAAAATATTTTCCAAATTTAACAGACCAACAAAAATCTCAGTTTCAACAGCTTGAAACACTTTATAAAGATTGGAACGAAAAAATTAACGTGATTTCGAGAAAAGATATTGATGAATTCTACGAAAGACACGTTCTCCATTCATTGGGAATTGCAAAAATTATGGAATTTGCAGATGGAACCAAAGTTCTAGACATAGGAACTGGTGGTGGTTTTCCAGGAATCCCATTAGCGATTTTATTTCCTAATGTAGAATTTACTTTGGTAGATTCTATTGGCAAAAAAATTACGGTAGTGAATGCAGTTGCCGAAAGTCTTGGATTAAAAAATGTAAAAGCCTATCACGAAAGAGCTGAAAAAATAAAAGACAAATTCCATTTTGTAGTGAGCAGAGCAGTTACTCAAATGCCTGTTTTCTTGCGTTGGTTAAAAGGAAAATTCGAAAAAGAACAATTTAACCCAAAACACAACGGCGTTTTATACCTAAAAGGTGGAGATTTAGGAGAAGAACTTGCTGGAATAAAATGTGAAATTTACAATCTGAAAGACCAATTCGAAGAAGAGTTTTTTGACACTAAAAAAGTAGTATATTTATCCAAAGGAAATTTTAATTCATAA
- a CDS encoding DUF922 domain-containing protein, with amino-acid sequence MKSDSTIVSYSSCGLSYTAFKDKANNKMKVRIDATFDPSKSWKHPIKTKNLNINHEQAHFDIAEIYARKLRKEFLENVKTEKDYQLKFKLIYQVMYGEFLDYQNYYDNITKRGTNAEKQNELEAEIKAQLKKLERYKN; translated from the coding sequence ATGAAAAGTGACAGCACCATTGTCAGTTATTCTTCTTGTGGACTAAGTTACACCGCTTTTAAAGACAAAGCCAATAATAAAATGAAGGTGAGAATAGATGCTACTTTTGACCCAAGCAAATCTTGGAAGCATCCTATTAAGACCAAAAATCTCAATATCAATCATGAACAAGCTCATTTTGATATAGCCGAAATTTACGCTAGAAAACTGAGAAAAGAATTTCTAGAAAATGTAAAAACGGAGAAAGATTACCAATTGAAATTTAAGTTGATTTATCAAGTGATGTATGGTGAATTTCTCGATTATCAAAACTATTATGATAATATTACCAAACGAGGAACCAATGCAGAAAAACAAAATGAGCTAGAAGCAGAAATTAAAGCTCAACTCAAAAAACTAGAACGCTATAAAAACTAA
- a CDS encoding PD-(D/E)XK nuclease family protein, with protein sequence MLNQKFLQKVISEILEKSSDLSGFSFIIPGKRPVVFIKKILKEKNYNGLLPEFFTIDELVHSISQKQEIKGIALWLFAYQTYSQLYQDEDLATFLKWFPTLQKDWDDMLKFHGNDKEILEWMLAEERIKNWGENLGDEEGARKRNLNFWRKMNAFLPFLQEKLEEQQLATSGMIHLYTRENLENYCKNFNHRAVFIGFNAFTPVEEKLVRTLLQWDKADIFFHADEYYFNDERQEAGKFLREYKTWKEFNDSRNFNWIENEFSVDKNIKVYEVSGNIAQTKVLPEILSEIHTENSDYQNTAVVLLDENLLPATLDSLASVEKLNITMGFPLKNLAFSNAMKKLFHLHKQLEKNASSYYYNDILPILDELPKNAQDENIIKNFIATLEERNIVYISKKQLSELLNGLSFYNLFEKQNAETLLNTLIQFCKDLKYNEIDNVQYENISHFEKSFIIIKNQLSPYQYQVKIETLEVLINQLINSESIDFVGEPLEGLQLMGLLETRLLNFENIILLSANEGKLPLGNSQNTYLPFDVRKQFNLHTFLENDGIYAYHFYRFLQNAKNIYLLYNALGSGVNTGEKTRFITQIEMESLHKIEHIIIENTSEPINQEPITIEKTTAVLEKLEEWKQKVSPSHLVTYLYNPIDFYLDKILNTRETTEIEEELSQRNYGTLVHNALEYLYGKIIGKVLNSSDLESLLQQVDESIDKAIERLKHQPEFYEKGMNFVHKQIAKRVVESVLNYDLELVKYGNVLEIVALERKIENISFKIDDNNEVIFYGFIDRIDILNGTLRIIDYKTAKPKNLKIKIEEANVETLFFEDKYKQAMQLCMYQYCISQIGEFKNREIETGIWSFAEVNNGVQNVEFVKGNFEDSMISVKNLILEILNPEIPFTEKVHESWN encoded by the coding sequence ATGCTAAACCAAAAATTTTTACAAAAAGTAATATCAGAAATACTTGAAAAATCTTCGGATTTATCGGGTTTTTCATTTATAATACCCGGAAAAAGACCCGTAGTTTTTATTAAAAAGATTTTAAAAGAAAAAAACTATAACGGGTTGCTCCCAGAGTTTTTTACGATTGATGAATTGGTACATTCCATCAGTCAAAAACAAGAAATCAAAGGCATTGCACTTTGGCTTTTTGCCTATCAAACTTATAGTCAACTTTATCAAGATGAAGATCTTGCTACATTTCTAAAATGGTTCCCAACATTGCAAAAAGATTGGGATGATATGCTGAAATTTCATGGAAATGATAAAGAAATTCTGGAATGGATGCTCGCTGAAGAGCGCATCAAAAACTGGGGCGAAAATCTGGGCGATGAAGAAGGCGCTAGAAAGAGAAATCTCAATTTTTGGCGAAAAATGAATGCTTTTCTTCCTTTTTTACAAGAAAAATTAGAGGAACAGCAATTGGCCACTTCAGGAATGATTCATCTTTATACCAGAGAAAATTTAGAAAATTATTGCAAAAATTTCAATCATAGAGCCGTTTTTATCGGATTTAACGCTTTTACTCCCGTTGAAGAAAAACTGGTAAGAACCCTTTTACAATGGGACAAAGCTGATATTTTCTTTCATGCAGATGAATATTATTTCAATGACGAAAGACAAGAAGCCGGGAAATTTCTTCGCGAATACAAAACTTGGAAAGAATTCAATGATTCTAGAAATTTCAACTGGATTGAAAATGAATTTTCTGTAGACAAAAACATAAAAGTTTATGAGGTTTCAGGAAATATTGCTCAAACCAAAGTTTTGCCAGAAATCCTTTCAGAAATACACACAGAAAATTCTGATTATCAAAATACTGCGGTAGTTTTATTAGATGAAAATTTGCTTCCTGCAACGTTAGATTCTCTCGCATCTGTTGAAAAACTGAACATTACAATGGGCTTTCCGTTGAAAAATTTGGCATTTTCAAATGCGATGAAAAAACTGTTTCATCTTCATAAACAACTAGAAAAAAACGCTTCTTCATATTATTACAATGATATTTTGCCTATTTTAGATGAGCTTCCAAAAAATGCACAAGACGAAAATATCATCAAAAATTTCATAGCAACCTTAGAAGAAAGAAATATTGTTTACATTTCTAAAAAACAATTAAGCGAATTATTGAACGGACTATCTTTCTATAATTTGTTTGAAAAACAAAACGCTGAAACTTTACTTAATACTTTAATTCAATTTTGTAAAGATTTAAAATACAACGAAATAGATAACGTACAATATGAAAACATTTCTCATTTTGAGAAGAGTTTCATCATCATCAAGAATCAACTTTCGCCTTATCAATATCAGGTGAAAATCGAAACATTGGAAGTTTTGATTAACCAACTCATCAATTCAGAATCTATAGATTTCGTGGGAGAACCTTTAGAAGGTTTACAATTGATGGGACTTTTGGAAACCAGATTGTTGAATTTTGAAAACATCATTCTTCTTTCTGCCAATGAAGGAAAATTACCATTGGGAAATTCGCAAAATACTTATCTTCCATTTGACGTAAGAAAGCAGTTTAATCTACATACTTTCTTAGAAAACGACGGAATTTATGCATATCACTTTTACCGATTTTTACAGAATGCCAAGAATATATATTTGCTTTACAATGCTCTTGGTTCTGGCGTAAATACAGGCGAAAAAACGAGATTCATTACCCAAATTGAGATGGAATCTCTGCATAAAATAGAGCATATCATCATCGAAAATACTTCTGAACCCATTAATCAAGAACCAATTACGATTGAAAAAACAACTGCTGTTCTTGAAAAATTAGAAGAATGGAAGCAGAAAGTTTCGCCGTCACATTTGGTAACCTACCTTTATAATCCTATTGATTTTTATCTGGATAAAATTCTCAACACCAGAGAAACTACAGAAATTGAAGAAGAGCTTTCTCAACGTAATTATGGAACTTTAGTTCACAATGCTTTAGAATATTTATACGGAAAAATAATTGGTAAAGTATTAAATAGTAGTGATTTAGAAAGTTTACTTCAACAAGTAGATGAATCTATTGACAAAGCGATTGAAAGATTAAAGCATCAACCAGAGTTCTACGAAAAAGGAATGAATTTCGTTCACAAACAAATTGCCAAAAGAGTAGTAGAATCTGTTTTGAATTATGATTTAGAACTGGTTAAATACGGAAATGTGTTAGAAATTGTAGCTTTAGAAAGAAAAATAGAAAACATTTCTTTCAAAATTGATGACAATAATGAAGTGATTTTCTACGGATTTATTGACAGAATTGATATTCTCAACGGAACTTTAAGAATCATTGATTATAAAACTGCGAAACCTAAAAATCTGAAAATCAAAATTGAAGAAGCTAATGTTGAAACTCTTTTCTTTGAAGACAAATACAAACAAGCAATGCAATTGTGTATGTATCAATACTGTATTTCACAAATAGGTGAGTTTAAAAATCGTGAAATAGAAACGGGAATTTGGAGTTTTGCTGAAGTGAATAATGGGGTACAAAACGTAGAATTTGTGAAAGGCAATTTTGAAGATTCCATGATTTCTGTTAAAAATTTAATTTTAGAAATTCTTAATCCAGAAATTCCTTTTACAGAAAAAGTTCATGAAAGCTGGAATTGA
- a CDS encoding dihydrolipoamide acetyltransferase family protein — MKTINIPLPKIGESTTEAKIVEWLKKPGDFIKRDELFAVIGTDKVDSEIFSEYEGTLKEILVKESEEVSVGTTICTMEVDDAVEEKVIASNETLKQSVETVSEIKNTKLTPRNSEIVAFLSPVVRKMAAENGLSLEDLQKINGTGENGRIRKQDVENFLKPRKQNTSTPFVEEKLQLKVELDETLEPLSKMRKLIAENMEKSWRSIPHVTTFMDVNVTKLVAYREEIKEKFLQENVVKLTYTHLIMKAVIDAVKVYPTLNSWFNNEELLEKKNINLGFAAALPDGNLIVPNIKNAQNLSVVEIAKQVSEIGTRAKNGKLKPDDIQDTTFTVSNTGMFGSESGTPIISRPQVAVLALGNILRRAWIIEENGEEKILPQSVMTLSLSYDHRIVDGALASKFLTEIKKNMERY, encoded by the coding sequence ATGAAAACCATCAACATACCATTACCTAAAATAGGAGAATCTACCACAGAAGCTAAAATTGTAGAATGGCTTAAAAAACCTGGAGATTTCATCAAACGAGATGAACTTTTTGCTGTAATTGGAACAGATAAGGTAGATTCGGAGATTTTCTCAGAATACGAAGGAACGCTGAAAGAAATTCTTGTAAAAGAAAGCGAAGAAGTTTCTGTAGGAACTACTATTTGTACAATGGAAGTTGATGATGCTGTTGAAGAAAAAGTTATTGCAAGTAATGAAACTCTAAAGCAATCTGTAGAAACTGTTTCTGAAATTAAGAATACTAAGTTGACTCCTCGCAACTCTGAAATAGTTGCATTTCTTTCTCCAGTAGTAAGAAAAATGGCTGCAGAAAACGGCTTGAGTTTAGAAGATTTGCAGAAAATTAATGGAACTGGTGAAAACGGTAGAATCAGAAAACAAGACGTAGAAAATTTCTTAAAACCAAGAAAACAAAATACTTCTACTCCATTTGTTGAAGAAAAACTTCAACTCAAAGTAGAACTCGACGAAACGTTAGAACCACTTTCTAAAATGCGTAAACTTATCGCCGAAAATATGGAAAAATCTTGGCGAAGCATTCCACACGTTACTACTTTTATGGACGTAAATGTGACAAAATTGGTTGCTTATCGCGAAGAAATTAAAGAAAAATTTCTACAAGAAAATGTGGTGAAATTAACCTATACGCATTTGATCATGAAAGCGGTGATAGACGCTGTTAAGGTCTATCCTACTCTAAATTCTTGGTTTAATAATGAAGAATTGTTAGAAAAGAAAAATATCAATTTAGGTTTTGCAGCAGCACTTCCAGACGGTAATCTCATCGTTCCGAATATTAAAAATGCACAGAATTTATCCGTTGTAGAAATTGCTAAACAGGTTTCTGAAATAGGAACAAGAGCTAAAAATGGAAAACTGAAACCAGACGATATTCAGGATACCACTTTCACGGTTTCTAATACGGGAATGTTCGGTTCAGAAAGCGGAACGCCTATTATTTCCAGGCCACAAGTTGCAGTTCTCGCTTTGGGAAATATTCTCAGAAGAGCTTGGATTATAGAAGAAAATGGCGAAGAGAAAATATTGCCTCAATCGGTGATGACTTTGTCTTTAAGCTATGACCACAGAATTGTAGATGGCGCTCTTGCTTCGAAATTCTTAACAGAGATTAAAAAAAATATGGAGCGTTATTAA
- a CDS encoding acyl-CoA dehydrogenase family protein → MSYYPLNSIPDYYGIDDLLTEEHILIRNSVRDWVQSFIMPQIDDAAQHHKDIPYLMKELGAIGALGPYIPEEYGGAGLDQISYGLIMQELERGDSAVRSAASVQSSLVMFPIFEFGSEDQKRKYLPKLASGEFIGAFGLTEPNHGSNPGGMETHYQDMGDHYLLNGAKMWITNAPLCDIAVVWAKGEDGKVRGMIVKRGYEGFTTPETTNKWSLRASKTGELVFNNVRVPKENLLPNVEGLKGPLSCLNSARYGISWGVIGAAIDCYCTAVQYSKERTQFGKPIASFQLQQKKLAEFLTEITKAQLLCWRLGTLKNDHKATPAQISMAKRNNVRMAINIARESRQILGGMGIMGEFPMMRHAANLESVITYEGTEDVHLLITGLDITGINAFS, encoded by the coding sequence ATGTCATATTATCCTTTAAATAGCATTCCAGATTATTATGGAATAGATGATTTACTTACAGAAGAACATATATTAATAAGAAACTCTGTAAGAGATTGGGTTCAGTCATTTATTATGCCTCAAATTGATGATGCAGCGCAACATCATAAAGACATTCCTTATCTCATGAAAGAATTAGGAGCAATCGGTGCTCTTGGTCCTTATATTCCAGAAGAATATGGAGGTGCTGGTTTAGACCAAATTTCTTACGGTTTAATTATGCAAGAATTAGAACGAGGAGATTCTGCCGTTCGTTCTGCAGCTTCTGTTCAAAGTTCTTTGGTAATGTTTCCTATTTTTGAGTTTGGTTCAGAGGACCAAAAACGCAAATATCTTCCAAAATTAGCTTCTGGTGAATTTATCGGTGCATTTGGTTTAACAGAGCCTAATCACGGTTCTAATCCAGGAGGAATGGAAACACATTACCAAGATATGGGTGATCATTATTTATTGAATGGTGCTAAAATGTGGATTACCAATGCTCCACTTTGTGATATTGCTGTAGTTTGGGCAAAAGGTGAAGACGGAAAAGTTCGCGGAATGATTGTAAAACGCGGTTATGAAGGTTTTACCACTCCAGAAACTACCAATAAATGGAGTTTGAGAGCTTCTAAAACGGGTGAATTAGTTTTCAATAACGTTAGAGTCCCTAAAGAAAATCTTTTACCAAACGTAGAAGGTTTAAAAGGTCCTCTTTCTTGTTTAAATTCGGCACGTTACGGAATTTCTTGGGGAGTAATTGGCGCAGCAATTGATTGTTATTGCACTGCTGTTCAGTATTCTAAAGAAAGAACACAGTTCGGAAAACCGATTGCAAGTTTCCAACTTCAACAGAAAAAATTAGCAGAATTTTTAACTGAAATTACAAAAGCGCAATTGCTTTGCTGGAGATTAGGAACATTGAAAAATGACCACAAAGCTACACCTGCTCAAATTTCTATGGCTAAGAGAAACAACGTGAGAATGGCTATTAACATAGCAAGAGAATCTCGTCAAATTCTTGGAGGAATGGGAATTATGGGAGAATTCCCAATGATGCGCCACGCTGCCAACTTAGAATCTGTAATCACTTACGAAGGAACAGAAGACGTTCACTTGCTCATCACAGGTCTAGATATTACAGGAATTAACGCATTTTCTTAA
- a CDS encoding alpha-ketoglutarate-dependent dioxygenase AlkB family protein, which translates to MNNLLPKDGTVHYYGKIFTEEQSEIYYVKLLKEINWQHDVVKIFGKEITTKRKVAFLGDEGVSYKYSGKNKIAENWLKFILEIKSTVEQISGEKFNACLLNYYHNGSEAMSWHSDNEKEILKHSAIASVSFGAERKFGFKHNFSKEEISLELENGSLLIMKDETQIYWKHKLYTNAKICEPRINLTFRTIVND; encoded by the coding sequence ATGAATAATCTTTTACCAAAAGACGGCACTGTACATTATTATGGGAAAATCTTCACAGAGGAACAAAGTGAAATATATTATGTTAAATTGCTTAAGGAAATCAATTGGCAACATGATGTAGTTAAAATTTTTGGAAAAGAGATTACTACCAAAAGAAAAGTTGCTTTTTTAGGAGATGAAGGAGTTTCTTATAAATATTCTGGTAAAAATAAAATCGCTGAGAATTGGCTAAAATTTATTTTAGAAATAAAATCTACGGTGGAACAAATCTCAGGCGAAAAATTTAATGCGTGTTTATTGAACTATTATCACAATGGTTCAGAAGCGATGAGTTGGCATTCTGATAACGAAAAAGAAATTCTGAAACATTCTGCAATTGCGTCTGTAAGTTTTGGAGCGGAAAGAAAATTTGGTTTCAAACATAATTTTAGTAAAGAAGAAATTTCTCTAGAGCTTGAGAATGGTTCATTACTCATCATGAAAGATGAAACTCAAATCTATTGGAAACACAAGCTTTATACAAATGCTAAAATCTGTGAGCCAAGAATAAATTTAACATTTAGAACAATTGTAAACGATTAA